In a genomic window of Longimicrobium sp.:
- a CDS encoding NHLP leader peptide family RiPP precursor produces MSSSKMSEKLLEQVVHRAGTDRAFRQQLLADPAGAIHGAYGVALPAGFRIRFVEKDPAFDVVVVLPELCGGDDELSDDDLEKVAGGTLQYWNDDAPPPPSDPPPPPPP; encoded by the coding sequence ATGTCCTCCTCGAAGATGAGCGAGAAGCTGCTCGAGCAGGTCGTGCATCGCGCGGGCACCGACCGCGCGTTCCGCCAGCAGCTCCTCGCCGACCCCGCCGGCGCCATCCACGGCGCGTACGGCGTGGCGCTCCCCGCCGGCTTCCGCATCAGGTTCGTGGAGAAGGACCCCGCGTTCGACGTGGTGGTCGTGCTCCCCGAGCTGTGCGGCGGCGACGACGAGCTGTCGGACGACGACCTGGAGAAGGTCGCCGGCGGCACCCTGCAGTACTGGAACGACGACGCGCCGCCCCCGCCGTCCGATCCGCCTCCCCCGCCTCCCCCCTGA
- a CDS encoding TolC family protein encodes MPQQTFRSAARLGAALAALALFGAPRAAAAQDGGGLTLDRVVSRAMEGSPQILAVVARADAVRARALAAAGRFDLRLGASVSGTQQSAFEAGQAGLQAATTHTAAYELNATRQFRSGIVVQPRVTVSRTAREGAAAADAGSSVSLSVAVPLLRDRFGRASTAGERAARLRADAVRLDVRYATDVGVNQAVGAYWDYVAAHARLEVYAQAEERARRRLEETRALVAGDERPAADLTPLDAALARAGQQRIAAEQAVEEARANLGLAMGLELAETAALPAPGTPFPAAAAWSPGAADAERLARLALERRGDYVATRMELSSDEVLLAGAREELKPRLDLQLSMGYAGRRLGSGYGGLVEPLYRDVPGLNASVRVDWQLPVARTEARGLAAQAEAQRAEKAADVADRARHITASVALLVQSLSRGAAAVEHAERAVALYRTTVENEQQKNRLGAATLFDVIYAEDNLTGALLSEVAGRLAYAKALAQLRVETGTLAEDTADGPAVDPARLLSRP; translated from the coding sequence ATGCCGCAGCAGACCTTCCGCTCGGCGGCCCGCCTGGGGGCCGCGCTGGCCGCGCTGGCGCTCTTCGGCGCGCCGCGCGCCGCGGCCGCGCAGGACGGCGGCGGCCTCACCCTGGACCGGGTGGTGAGCCGCGCGATGGAGGGGAGCCCCCAGATCCTGGCGGTGGTGGCCCGCGCGGACGCCGTCCGCGCGCGGGCGCTGGCCGCCGCGGGGCGCTTCGACCTGCGGCTGGGCGCCAGCGTGAGCGGCACGCAGCAGAGCGCCTTCGAAGCCGGCCAGGCCGGGCTGCAGGCCGCCACCACCCACACCGCCGCCTACGAGCTGAACGCCACCCGCCAGTTCCGCTCCGGGATCGTCGTGCAGCCGCGGGTGACGGTCAGCCGCACCGCCCGCGAGGGCGCGGCGGCGGCCGACGCCGGCTCCAGCGTGAGCCTGAGCGTGGCCGTCCCGCTCCTGCGCGACCGCTTCGGCCGCGCCAGCACCGCCGGCGAGCGCGCGGCGCGGCTGCGCGCCGACGCCGTCCGCCTGGACGTGCGCTACGCCACCGACGTGGGCGTGAACCAGGCGGTGGGCGCCTACTGGGACTACGTGGCCGCGCACGCGCGGCTGGAGGTGTACGCCCAGGCCGAGGAGCGCGCCCGGCGCCGCCTGGAGGAGACCCGCGCGCTGGTGGCGGGCGACGAGCGCCCCGCCGCCGACCTCACCCCCCTCGACGCCGCCCTCGCCCGGGCCGGCCAGCAGCGCATCGCCGCCGAGCAGGCCGTCGAGGAGGCCCGCGCCAACCTGGGGCTGGCGATGGGGCTGGAGCTGGCCGAGACGGCCGCGCTCCCCGCCCCCGGCACCCCCTTTCCCGCGGCCGCCGCCTGGAGCCCCGGCGCGGCCGACGCCGAGCGGCTGGCGCGGCTGGCGCTGGAGCGCCGCGGCGACTACGTGGCCACCCGCATGGAGCTCTCCTCCGACGAGGTCCTGCTGGCCGGCGCCCGCGAGGAGCTCAAGCCCCGGCTGGACCTGCAGCTCTCGATGGGGTACGCCGGGCGGCGGCTGGGCAGCGGCTACGGCGGGCTGGTGGAGCCGCTCTACCGCGACGTCCCCGGCCTGAACGCCTCGGTCCGGGTCGACTGGCAGCTCCCCGTCGCCCGCACCGAGGCCCGCGGGCTCGCGGCCCAGGCCGAGGCCCAGCGCGCCGAGAAGGCGGCCGACGTGGCCGACCGGGCCCGCCACATCACCGCGAGCGTGGCCCTGCTGGTCCAGTCGCTCTCCCGCGGCGCCGCCGCGGTGGAGCACGCCGAGCGCGCCGTGGCGCTCTACCGCACCACGGTCGAGAACGAGCAGCAGAAGAACCGCCTGGGCGCCGCCACCCTGTTCGACGTCATCTACGCCGAGGACAACCTGACCGGCGCCCTGCTGAGCGAGGTGGCCGGCCGGCTGGCCTACGCCAAGGCGCTGGCCCAGCTGCGCGTGGAGACCGGCACCCTGGCCGAGGACACCGCCGACGGCCCGGCGGTCGACCCCGCGCGGCTGCTGAGCAGACCGTAA
- a CDS encoding NHLP bacteriocin system secretion protein, which yields MENRVFRKVSLDRLSSPEQLDQVMQVTNPRGWLALAGLGALLVMAIMWGVFGSLSEKVAGGGILLKSGGVFEVVSPAEGRVTDVSVSVGDSVTEGQVVAWIAQPEHSARLQEAKARLAALRAEYQRTLSFSGNDAQLQAQSVGEQRRNLQQSIAAEEQTLRWLTERVQSQEKLVEQGLVTRGALLQTRQQLEQSQEKIRSGRSQLAQLDVQKLSSDNDRSRQLAAHRREIQLAELELAQLERDLRRASQVVSPYTGRILELMTEQGKMVGRGEPVLNLDLTGSSVKNLMAVIYVPSMHGKKVKPGMEIQIAPSTVRQEEFGMMLGKVTFVSNFPATPRGMAMTLKNDQLVQGLSGNGAPYEVHADLIVDPATVSRYRWSSSGGPPVEIQSGTLASGQVTVDRQRPLAAVLPLLRRWSGM from the coding sequence ATGGAAAACCGAGTCTTCCGCAAGGTGTCGCTGGACCGGCTCTCCTCGCCCGAGCAGCTCGACCAAGTGATGCAGGTGACCAACCCCCGCGGCTGGCTGGCGCTGGCCGGCCTGGGCGCGCTGCTGGTGATGGCGATCATGTGGGGCGTCTTCGGCTCCCTCTCCGAGAAGGTGGCCGGCGGCGGGATCCTGCTCAAGAGCGGCGGCGTCTTCGAGGTGGTCTCGCCCGCCGAGGGGCGCGTCACCGACGTCTCCGTGAGCGTGGGCGACAGCGTGACCGAGGGGCAGGTGGTGGCGTGGATCGCCCAGCCCGAGCACTCGGCCCGCCTGCAGGAGGCCAAGGCCCGGCTGGCGGCGCTGCGCGCCGAGTACCAGCGCACCCTGTCCTTCAGCGGCAACGACGCCCAGCTGCAGGCCCAGAGCGTGGGCGAGCAGCGCCGCAACCTGCAGCAGTCGATCGCCGCCGAGGAGCAGACGCTGCGCTGGCTCACCGAGCGGGTGCAGAGCCAGGAGAAGCTGGTGGAGCAGGGGCTCGTCACCCGCGGCGCCCTGCTGCAGACCCGCCAGCAGCTGGAGCAGTCGCAGGAGAAGATCCGCTCCGGGCGCAGCCAGCTGGCGCAGCTCGACGTGCAGAAGCTCTCCTCCGACAACGACCGCTCCCGCCAGCTCGCCGCCCACCGCCGCGAGATCCAGCTGGCCGAGCTGGAGCTGGCGCAGCTGGAGCGCGACCTCCGCCGCGCCTCGCAGGTGGTCTCGCCCTACACCGGGCGCATCCTGGAGTTGATGACCGAGCAGGGGAAGATGGTGGGGCGCGGCGAGCCCGTCCTGAACCTGGACCTCACCGGCAGCTCGGTGAAGAACCTGATGGCGGTGATCTACGTCCCCTCGATGCACGGCAAGAAGGTGAAGCCGGGGATGGAGATCCAGATCGCCCCCTCCACGGTGCGGCAGGAGGAGTTCGGGATGATGCTGGGGAAGGTGACCTTCGTCTCCAACTTCCCCGCCACCCCGCGCGGCATGGCCATGACGCTCAAGAACGACCAGCTGGTGCAGGGCCTCTCCGGCAACGGCGCCCCCTACGAGGTGCACGCCGACCTGATCGTGGACCCCGCCACCGTGAGCCGCTACCGCTGGTCGTCCTCCGGCGGCCCCCCGGTCGAGATCCAGAGCGGCACCCTGGCCAGCGGCCAGGTCACCGTCGACCGCCAGCGCCCCCTGGCCGCGGTGCTCCCGCTGCTGCGCCGCTGGTCGGGGATGTAA
- a CDS encoding NHLP family bacteriocin export ABC transporter peptidase/permease/ATPase subunit — MPLASITRRHWGRLKLPPWLRPAPPEAAAAPAKWVRTPTILQMEAVECGAASLAMILAHHGRYVPLEELRVACGVSRDGSKASNLLKAARGLGLVAKGFKKEPNQLRPLPMPAIVHWNFNHFLVLDGFHKGQVRINDPAQGPRVISEEEFDQSFTGVVMTFEKGEDFQAGGRRRGLLGTLAPRLRGSRLALLFVILAGLSLVVPGLVVPTFSRVFVDSVLVKGLTAWLRPLLILMALTGVVQAVLTFLQQRYLLRLETKVALSTSATFFWHVLRLPITFFNQRFAGEIGGRVAINDKVARLLSGELATTVLNFVVIAFYALMMVQYDVWLTLLSVTIVALNMVVLKVMSRRRVDLTQRMLQDGGKMMGTAMGGLQTIESLKATGSESDFFARWSGYQAKVINAGQQISLTSQVLAQVPQFLLSLNTALLLGFGGSRVMDGHLSMGMLMAFQALMLAFVNPVNRLVSLGGTLQEVKGDMDRLDDVLLARPDRRAVAAADEGELAEDGPPVKLSGFLELKHVTFGYSPLDPPLIENFNLTLRPGSRVALVGGSGCGKSTVSKLVSGLYEPWSGEILFDGKSRDEIPRGVLANSLAIVDQEIFMFEGTIRDNVTLWDATVPEAELLQAARDACIHDEVASRPGGYASPVEEGGTNFSGGQRQRLEIARALAGNPTMLVLDEATSALDPATEKTIDDNLRRRGCTCLIVAHRLSTIRDCDEIIVLHQGKIVQRGTHEQLAAQPGYYSRLIASE, encoded by the coding sequence ATGCCACTGGCGAGCATCACGCGCCGTCACTGGGGGAGGCTGAAGCTTCCGCCCTGGCTCCGCCCGGCGCCCCCCGAGGCGGCCGCAGCCCCCGCGAAGTGGGTGCGCACCCCCACCATCCTGCAGATGGAGGCGGTGGAGTGCGGCGCCGCCTCGCTGGCCATGATCCTGGCCCACCACGGGCGCTACGTGCCGCTCGAGGAGCTGCGCGTGGCGTGCGGCGTCTCGCGCGACGGGAGCAAGGCCAGCAACCTGCTCAAGGCCGCGCGCGGCCTGGGGCTCGTGGCCAAGGGGTTCAAGAAGGAGCCCAACCAGCTCCGCCCTCTCCCCATGCCGGCCATCGTGCACTGGAACTTCAACCACTTCCTGGTGCTCGACGGGTTCCACAAGGGGCAGGTGCGCATCAACGACCCCGCCCAGGGGCCGCGCGTGATCTCGGAGGAGGAGTTCGACCAGTCGTTCACCGGCGTGGTGATGACCTTCGAGAAGGGCGAGGACTTCCAGGCGGGCGGCCGCCGGAGGGGGCTCCTGGGCACGCTGGCCCCGCGGCTCAGGGGCTCGCGGCTGGCGCTGCTCTTCGTGATCCTGGCCGGGCTGTCGCTGGTGGTCCCCGGGCTCGTGGTCCCCACCTTCTCGCGCGTCTTCGTCGACAGCGTGCTGGTGAAGGGGCTCACGGCGTGGCTGCGCCCCCTCCTGATCCTGATGGCGCTCACCGGCGTGGTGCAGGCGGTGCTCACCTTCCTGCAGCAGCGCTACCTGCTCCGGCTGGAGACCAAGGTGGCGCTCTCCACCTCGGCCACCTTCTTCTGGCACGTGCTGAGGCTGCCCATCACCTTCTTCAACCAGCGCTTCGCCGGCGAGATCGGCGGCCGCGTGGCGATCAACGACAAGGTGGCGCGCCTGCTCTCGGGCGAGCTGGCCACCACGGTGCTGAACTTCGTCGTGATCGCCTTCTACGCCCTGATGATGGTGCAGTACGACGTGTGGCTGACGCTGCTGTCGGTGACGATCGTGGCGCTCAACATGGTGGTGCTCAAGGTGATGTCGCGCCGCCGGGTGGACCTCACCCAGCGGATGCTGCAGGACGGCGGGAAGATGATGGGCACCGCCATGGGCGGGCTGCAGACGATCGAGAGCCTCAAGGCCACCGGGAGCGAGTCGGACTTCTTCGCCCGCTGGAGCGGCTACCAGGCCAAGGTGATCAACGCCGGCCAGCAGATCTCGCTCACCAGCCAGGTGCTGGCGCAGGTCCCCCAGTTCCTCCTCTCGCTCAACACCGCGCTGCTCCTGGGCTTCGGGGGCTCGAGGGTGATGGACGGCCACCTGAGCATGGGGATGCTGATGGCGTTCCAGGCGCTCATGCTGGCGTTCGTGAACCCGGTCAACCGGCTGGTGAGCCTGGGCGGCACCCTGCAGGAGGTCAAGGGCGACATGGACCGCCTGGACGACGTGCTGCTGGCCCGCCCCGACCGGCGCGCCGTGGCGGCGGCCGACGAGGGCGAGCTGGCGGAGGACGGCCCCCCGGTGAAGCTCTCCGGCTTCCTGGAGCTCAAGCACGTCACCTTCGGCTACTCGCCGCTGGACCCGCCGCTGATCGAGAACTTCAACCTGACGCTCAGGCCCGGCAGCCGCGTGGCGTTGGTGGGGGGCTCGGGGTGCGGCAAGAGCACCGTCAGCAAGCTGGTGTCGGGGCTCTACGAGCCGTGGTCGGGCGAGATCCTCTTCGACGGGAAGAGCCGCGACGAGATCCCGCGCGGCGTGCTGGCCAACTCGCTGGCCATCGTCGACCAGGAGATCTTCATGTTCGAGGGGACGATCCGCGACAACGTGACGCTCTGGGACGCCACCGTCCCCGAGGCCGAGCTGCTGCAGGCCGCCCGCGACGCCTGCATCCACGACGAGGTCGCCTCGCGCCCCGGCGGCTACGCGAGCCCGGTGGAGGAGGGGGGCACCAACTTCAGCGGCGGGCAGCGCCAGCGCCTCGAGATCGCCCGGGCGCTGGCGGGCAACCCCACCATGCTGGTGCTCGACGAGGCCACCAGCGCGCTGGACCCGGCCACCGAGAAGACGATCGACGACAACCTGCGCCGCCGCGGCTGCACCTGCCTGATCGTGGCGCACCGGCTCTCCACCATCCGCGACTGCGACGAGATCATCGTGCTGCACCAGGGCAAGATCGTGCAGCGCGGCACGCACGAGCAGCTCGCCGCCCAGCCCGGCTACTACAGCCGGCTGATCGCCTCCGAGTGA
- a CDS encoding NHLP bacteriocin export ABC transporter permease/ATPase subunit, whose product MSATTPPDFLAAGAAEFEAGSDRPFLLAGASAWLVTAGRVDVFAVPLAGGLPAGSRTHLFRAGAGQLVFGTGAGEGAAVGLLAVGSPGTRVAPVERRVLRAAAMDPARSGALAGLLDEWVDLLCAAVGRGVAPDGCAEVSPEAPDLPQGVRYVRPGRRVAWVRHLDGASFLLGREGLKLNGDFTPLAKSAWMEVQGSCRLDLQETAAVLGRGDAWEGLERLHALVLECVARMAAEAARAERERLREKAAAGRGAFQGAVGRLATTLEAGAPARMRLRAAAAGGASDDPLLCAARLVGAALGVAVHPYPREKGAPAPRDPLGALARASRTRTRQVVLREGWWREDGGPLLAYLAEDGRPVALLPARGTRYTLHDPRERGEAALVDAALADRVKPIAFTFYRPFSDQALGLKDVVRFGLQGCGRDLGMVLGLSVAAALLSLVTPMATGKIFNDIIPGAERGQLGQLTAALVVIALATMLFRLGAGVALVRIEGRMGSATQAAVWDRVLGLPMPFFRPYSAGNLASRAMGIDAIRQHLSGATIQALLGGLFSVVHFGLLYHYSPRLALWGTGLIALSIAVTAGASRLQMKSENQIAALRTKLSGSVLQFLSSIAKLRTAAAEGEAFSIWAKGFSEQRQLQFRARSIGNLVASFNAGYPVVTTLVLYAVALPLMSGDHPLRTGDFMAFMTSFATCLGGMLGASAALLGAMAVVPMYEQARPILETLPEVDTAKADPGALSGGIDIERVVFRYNPDGPPILRDLTMRIRPGEFVAFVGPSGSGKSTLLRLLLGFEAPESGAVYYDGRELAGLDAQAVRRQIGVVLQNGRLMSGDIFTNIAGSSPATQEDAWEAARMAGFDEDIKAMPMGMHTVVSEGGGTLSGGQRQRLMIARAIVQRPRILFFDEATSALDNRTQAIVTQSLDRLNATRVVIAHRLSTILNADRIYVIEAGRIVQAGTYHELIRQDGLFAELAKRQLA is encoded by the coding sequence GTGAGCGCGACCACCCCTCCCGACTTCCTGGCCGCGGGCGCCGCCGAGTTCGAGGCCGGCAGCGACCGCCCCTTCCTCCTGGCCGGCGCCAGCGCCTGGCTGGTCACGGCCGGCCGCGTCGACGTCTTCGCCGTGCCGCTCGCGGGCGGCCTTCCGGCGGGAAGCCGCACCCACCTCTTCCGCGCCGGGGCGGGGCAGCTCGTCTTCGGCACCGGCGCGGGCGAGGGCGCCGCCGTGGGGCTCCTGGCGGTGGGCTCGCCCGGCACCCGGGTGGCGCCGGTGGAGCGGCGCGTGCTGCGCGCCGCCGCCATGGACCCGGCGCGCTCCGGGGCGCTGGCCGGCCTCCTCGACGAGTGGGTGGACCTGCTCTGCGCCGCCGTGGGGCGCGGCGTGGCCCCCGACGGGTGCGCCGAGGTGAGCCCCGAGGCGCCCGACCTCCCGCAGGGCGTGCGCTACGTGCGCCCGGGGCGCCGGGTGGCGTGGGTGCGCCACCTGGACGGCGCCTCCTTCCTGCTGGGGCGCGAGGGGCTCAAGCTGAACGGCGACTTCACCCCGCTGGCGAAGAGCGCCTGGATGGAGGTGCAGGGGAGCTGCCGCCTGGACCTGCAGGAGACCGCGGCCGTGCTGGGGCGCGGCGACGCCTGGGAGGGGCTGGAGCGGCTGCACGCCCTGGTGCTGGAGTGCGTGGCCCGCATGGCCGCCGAGGCCGCCCGGGCCGAGCGCGAGCGGCTGCGCGAGAAGGCCGCCGCCGGGCGCGGCGCCTTCCAGGGCGCCGTGGGGCGGCTGGCCACCACGCTCGAGGCCGGCGCCCCCGCGCGGATGCGGCTCAGAGCCGCGGCCGCCGGCGGCGCGTCCGACGACCCGCTCCTCTGCGCCGCCCGCCTGGTGGGCGCGGCGCTGGGGGTGGCGGTGCACCCCTACCCGCGCGAGAAGGGCGCCCCCGCCCCGCGCGACCCGCTGGGGGCGCTGGCCCGCGCCTCGCGCACCCGCACCCGCCAGGTGGTGCTGCGCGAGGGGTGGTGGAGGGAGGACGGCGGCCCGCTCCTGGCCTACCTGGCCGAGGACGGCCGCCCGGTGGCGCTCCTCCCCGCGCGGGGGACGCGCTACACCCTGCACGACCCGCGGGAGCGCGGCGAGGCGGCCCTGGTCGACGCCGCCCTGGCCGACCGGGTGAAGCCGATCGCCTTCACCTTCTACCGCCCCTTCTCCGACCAGGCGCTCGGGCTGAAGGACGTGGTGCGCTTCGGGCTGCAGGGGTGCGGGCGCGACCTGGGGATGGTGCTGGGCTTGAGCGTGGCCGCCGCGCTCCTGTCGCTGGTGACCCCGATGGCCACGGGGAAGATCTTCAACGACATCATCCCCGGCGCCGAGCGGGGGCAGCTGGGGCAGCTCACCGCCGCGCTGGTGGTGATCGCGCTGGCCACCATGCTCTTCCGGCTGGGCGCCGGGGTGGCGCTGGTGCGCATCGAGGGCCGCATGGGCTCGGCCACCCAGGCCGCGGTGTGGGACCGGGTGCTGGGGCTGCCGATGCCGTTCTTCCGCCCCTACTCGGCCGGCAACCTGGCCAGCCGCGCCATGGGGATCGACGCCATCCGCCAGCACCTCTCCGGCGCCACCATCCAGGCGCTCCTGGGCGGGCTCTTCTCGGTGGTGCACTTCGGGCTGCTCTACCACTACTCGCCGCGGCTGGCGCTGTGGGGGACGGGGCTGATCGCGCTCTCCATCGCCGTCACGGCGGGCGCCAGCCGGCTGCAGATGAAGAGCGAGAACCAGATCGCCGCGCTGCGCACGAAGCTCTCGGGCTCGGTGCTGCAGTTCCTCTCCTCCATCGCCAAGCTGCGCACCGCCGCGGCCGAGGGGGAGGCGTTCTCGATCTGGGCGAAAGGCTTCAGCGAGCAGCGCCAGCTGCAGTTCCGCGCCCGCTCCATCGGCAACCTGGTGGCCTCGTTCAACGCCGGCTACCCGGTGGTCACCACGCTGGTGCTGTACGCGGTGGCGCTGCCGCTCATGAGCGGCGACCACCCGCTGCGCACCGGCGACTTCATGGCCTTCATGACCTCGTTCGCCACCTGCCTGGGAGGGATGCTGGGCGCCTCGGCGGCGCTCCTGGGGGCCATGGCGGTGGTGCCGATGTACGAGCAGGCGCGCCCGATCCTGGAGACGCTCCCCGAGGTCGACACCGCCAAGGCCGACCCGGGCGCGCTCTCGGGCGGCATCGACATCGAGCGGGTGGTGTTCCGCTACAACCCCGACGGCCCCCCGATCCTGCGCGACCTCACCATGCGCATCAGGCCGGGCGAGTTCGTGGCCTTCGTGGGCCCCTCGGGGTCGGGGAAGAGCACGCTGCTCCGCCTCCTGCTGGGCTTCGAGGCGCCCGAGTCGGGCGCGGTCTACTACGACGGGCGCGAGCTGGCCGGCCTCGACGCGCAGGCGGTGCGCCGCCAGATCGGGGTGGTGCTGCAGAACGGGCGGCTGATGTCGGGCGACATCTTCACCAACATCGCCGGCAGCTCCCCCGCCACGCAGGAAGACGCCTGGGAGGCGGCGCGCATGGCCGGCTTCGACGAGGACATCAAGGCCATGCCGATGGGGATGCACACCGTGGTCAGCGAGGGCGGCGGCACCCTCTCGGGCGGCCAGCGCCAGCGGCTGATGATCGCGCGCGCCATCGTGCAGCGCCCGCGCATCCTCTTCTTCGACGAGGCCACCAGCGCGCTCGACAACCGCACCCAGGCGATCGTCACCCAGAGCCTGGACCGCCTGAACGCCACCCGCGTGGTGATCGCGCACCGCCTCAGCACCATCCTGAACGCCGACCGCATCTACGTGATCGAGGCCGGCCGCATCGTGCAGGCCGGCACCTACCACGAGCTGATCCGCCAG